One genomic segment of Falco peregrinus isolate bFalPer1 chromosome 7, bFalPer1.pri, whole genome shotgun sequence includes these proteins:
- the MFSD2B gene encoding sphingosine-1-phosphate transporter MFSD2B isoform X1, which translates to MAGAAKDTPERPAEQQEYRLSICSKLCYAIGGAPNQVAGSAAAFFLQIYLLDIAHITPFHASLVLFIGKASGAITDPIAGFFISKSRWTKIGRLMPWMLACTPFTVVSYFFMWYLPPFVSGRVAWYLIFYCIFQALTTLFQVPYSALTMFLSTDQKERDSATAYRMTMEVLGTLIGAALQGQIVASAHVSHHCTASPSVNTTISWHDTPSFPDPSDPLSHQAKVYMIAAGVIGGVYLLGIIILFLGVKEKDDPYALNSDRAIPFCKGLGLTMKHGPYVKLTASFLLISTAVQLEQSNFVLFCTHAADLRNHFQYLVVTILVSAAVSIPFWQKFLQRFGKKCAACGISWMIPFTVMLVTIPNLILAYIVAFISGLSIAASLLLPWSMLPDVVDNFRLQNPHGKGHETIFYSSYVFFTKMSAGIGLGISAAGLEFTGYKPGICRQSNDVILTLKILIGAVPAILILVGLFVLLFYPITEESRKETKLALELLRRSHQSTENLDDHKKDTTV; encoded by the exons GAATACAGGCTCTCGATCTGCAGCAAATTATGCTATGCAATAGGAGGTGCCCCAAATCAAGTGGCAGggagtgctgctgctttcttcctacAGATCTACCTGCTAGATATAGCCCAT ATTACTCCATTTCATGCCTCCCTGGTGCTGTTCATTGGCAAAGCCTCAGGTGCAATTACTGATCCTATTGCTGGCTTTTTTATTAGCAAAAGTAGATGGACAAAAATTGGCCGGCTCATGCCTTG GATGCTGGCATGTACACCCTTCACAGTagtatcttatttttttatgtggtACTTGCCTCCTTTTGTATCAGGAAGAGTTGCATGGTACCTGATTTTCTACTGCATTTTCCAAGCACTGACCACA TTATTCCAGGTACCGTATTCTGCCCTCACCATGTTTCTCAGCACAGACCAGAAGGAGAGGGATTCTGCAACAGCATACC GAATGACCATGGAAGTGCTTGGGACCTTGATTGGAGCTGCCCTTCAGGGGCAGATTGTGGCCAGTGCTCATGTCTCTCATCACTGCACTGCGAGTCCCTCAGTAAACACAACCATCTCCTGGCATGACACTCCCAGCTTTCCAGACCCCTCAGATCCCCTGTCTCATCAA gcaaaagTTTATATGATTGCAGCAGGGGTCATAGGAGGTGTGTATCTTCTTGGAATTATCATTCTTTTTCTTGgagtaaaggaaaaagatg ATCCTTATGCCTTAAATTCAGACAGAGCAATTCCTTTTTGTAAGGGGCTTGGACTCACCATGAAGCATGGTCCATATGTGAAGCTTACAGCTTCATTTCTTCTCATCTCGACAGCAGTTCAG ctggagcagagcaacTTTGTCCTATTCTGCACTCATGCTGCTGATCTTCGCAATCACTTCCAGTATTTGGTGGTGACCATCTTG GTATCAGCAGCTGTGAGCATTCCCTTCTGGCAGAAGTTTCTGCAGCGATTTGGCAAGAAGTGTGCAGCATGTGGGATTTCG tgGATGATTCCTTTTACAGTCATGCTAGTGACCATTCCAAACCTGATCCTGGCTTACATTGTGGCCTTCATCTCTGGTCTGAGCATTGCAGCATCTCTTCTGTTGCCATG GTCAATGCTGCCTGATGTTGTTGATAACTTTCGCCTGCAGAATCCTCATGGAAAAGGACATGAAACCATTTTCTATTCTTCTTATGTTTTCTTTACCAAGATGTCAGCAGGAATTGGCTTAGGAATTTCTGCAGCAGGACTGGA GTTTACTGGATACAAGCCAGGGATATGCAGACAATCCAACGATGTGATCCTTACACTGAAAATCCTCATTGGAGCAGTCCCTGCCATCCTCATCCTTGTAGGTTTGTTTGTACTTCTTTTCTACCCAATCACTGAAGAAAGTCGGAAAGAAACAAAGCTTGCGCTTGAATTGTTAAG AAGGAGCCATCAAAGCACAGAGAACTTAGATGACCACAAAAAGGACACCACGGTCTGA
- the MFSD2B gene encoding sphingosine-1-phosphate transporter MFSD2B isoform X2: MAGAAKDTPERPAEQQEYRLSICSKLCYAIGGAPNQVAGSAAAFFLQIYLLDIAHITPFHASLVLFIGKASGAITDPIAGFFISKSRWTKIGRLMPWMLACTPFTVVSYFFMWYLPPFVSGRVAWYLIFYCIFQALTTLFQVPYSALTMFLSTDQKERDSATAYRMTMEVLGTLIGAALQGQIVASAHVSHHCTASPSVNTTISWHDTPSFPDPSDPLSHQAKVYMIAAGVIGGVYLLGIIILFLGVKEKDDPYALNSDRAIPFCKGLGLTMKHGPYVKLTASFLLISTAVQLEQSNFVLFCTHAADLRNHFQYLVVTILVSAAVSIPFWQKFLQRFGKKCAACGISWMIPFTVMLVTIPNLILAYIVAFISGLSIAASLLLPWSMLPDVVDNFRLQNPHGKGHETIFYSSYVFFTKMSAGIGLGISAAGLEFTGYKPGICRQSNDVILTLKILIGAVPAILILVEGAIKAQRT, translated from the exons GAATACAGGCTCTCGATCTGCAGCAAATTATGCTATGCAATAGGAGGTGCCCCAAATCAAGTGGCAGggagtgctgctgctttcttcctacAGATCTACCTGCTAGATATAGCCCAT ATTACTCCATTTCATGCCTCCCTGGTGCTGTTCATTGGCAAAGCCTCAGGTGCAATTACTGATCCTATTGCTGGCTTTTTTATTAGCAAAAGTAGATGGACAAAAATTGGCCGGCTCATGCCTTG GATGCTGGCATGTACACCCTTCACAGTagtatcttatttttttatgtggtACTTGCCTCCTTTTGTATCAGGAAGAGTTGCATGGTACCTGATTTTCTACTGCATTTTCCAAGCACTGACCACA TTATTCCAGGTACCGTATTCTGCCCTCACCATGTTTCTCAGCACAGACCAGAAGGAGAGGGATTCTGCAACAGCATACC GAATGACCATGGAAGTGCTTGGGACCTTGATTGGAGCTGCCCTTCAGGGGCAGATTGTGGCCAGTGCTCATGTCTCTCATCACTGCACTGCGAGTCCCTCAGTAAACACAACCATCTCCTGGCATGACACTCCCAGCTTTCCAGACCCCTCAGATCCCCTGTCTCATCAA gcaaaagTTTATATGATTGCAGCAGGGGTCATAGGAGGTGTGTATCTTCTTGGAATTATCATTCTTTTTCTTGgagtaaaggaaaaagatg ATCCTTATGCCTTAAATTCAGACAGAGCAATTCCTTTTTGTAAGGGGCTTGGACTCACCATGAAGCATGGTCCATATGTGAAGCTTACAGCTTCATTTCTTCTCATCTCGACAGCAGTTCAG ctggagcagagcaacTTTGTCCTATTCTGCACTCATGCTGCTGATCTTCGCAATCACTTCCAGTATTTGGTGGTGACCATCTTG GTATCAGCAGCTGTGAGCATTCCCTTCTGGCAGAAGTTTCTGCAGCGATTTGGCAAGAAGTGTGCAGCATGTGGGATTTCG tgGATGATTCCTTTTACAGTCATGCTAGTGACCATTCCAAACCTGATCCTGGCTTACATTGTGGCCTTCATCTCTGGTCTGAGCATTGCAGCATCTCTTCTGTTGCCATG GTCAATGCTGCCTGATGTTGTTGATAACTTTCGCCTGCAGAATCCTCATGGAAAAGGACATGAAACCATTTTCTATTCTTCTTATGTTTTCTTTACCAAGATGTCAGCAGGAATTGGCTTAGGAATTTCTGCAGCAGGACTGGA GTTTACTGGATACAAGCCAGGGATATGCAGACAATCCAACGATGTGATCCTTACACTGAAAATCCTCATTGGAGCAGTCCCTGCCATCCTCATCCTTGTAG AAGGAGCCATCAAAGCACAGAGAACTTAG